A region of the Sphingobium yanoikuyae genome:
AAACGCGAAGTTATTTCGGCCGTGCAAAGGATTGGGTGAAGAGCCTCTCGTTCCAGGACTTGGTCCGCTCGATCTATCAAGCGTATCCTGAAACGCGCGCGAACAGCATTTTCCGGGGATGACAGTTGTCGTAGGCTTCTACTGTCGCGATGGTATTGTCATCGGCGCCGACAGTATGCTGACACCAAGCATGGGTGGCATTAGTGTCGGTCATCACAAGGGGCAGAAGGTTCACCTGCTGTCCGGAAACCAGCTATTCGCATTCGCGGGCGACCAGGGCCAGGCGGCTCGGTTTCAGATCATGGCTGATGGCAGCCACGCTATGCCTGCAACAGTTGGCCATGCAATCGACTTCCCATTAATTTTGACGCAGTCCCTCATTCAGCAGTTCCAAAACACTGGGGTCGGACAGCAGATCGGTGTAAACACCTTGCTCGGCTTTGAGCATGGTGGTCAGCAGCAATTATGCGTCTTCGAGGGTCTGATCCAACCTCGGTTATTAGATGCGGCTCACTATTATGTAGCGCTCGGCAGCGGAAAGCTGTCTGCGGACCCGTTTCTCCGTTTTCTCGTGGACATATTTTGCCTCAACGGCCCCCCGTCAGTTCGTGAGGCTACCTTTCTCACAGAATGGGCAATTCAACATGTGATCGATACGAACCCAGGTGGGGTTGCAGGACCGATCCGAATTGCCGTTATGGAGCGCAACCCTGGCGGCGCATGGCAGTCGCGACTGCTGACCGATAACGAGGCAGATGACCAAGGGCAGGCGGTCGAGAGCGCAAGGCAATCCCTTAGAGATTGGCGGAACAGCCTCACTCCCCAGGAGATTGGTGAGGAAGGCAGCGAAGACATTCCGGCTCCTCCCACGTTGTAGGAGGCAGCATGCGACTGAGCCCATGTGGTCAGATGCATAAACAGAGACCGAGTTAGGCAAACTTCAAATCGCCGAAAGCTTGAGCAGTGCCGTTTCCAACGGTTTCGCCTACCCGACTGTGTAGCAGGACTGCGGGGGAGTGAAGGTTCGAAGACCGTCTTTCTGACGATTTCCCAATGTTTTCAATATGATGAGAACAAATGATGCCCGGGGACGGAGACTGCGGCCCGGTCTGGTCGGCGTTCTCGGGATCGTCGTTGTTTTCCATGTGATTTCCTGTGTCGGCGGTATGAAGCCCGGGGACGGCACCGAACCGGCGCCTATGCGGCCTGGGCCATCTGCTGCTTGATCCGGTGGACAGTGGCAACGCCGACCTTGAGCTTGCGGGCGGCTGCATTGATGCTCGTGCCCTTGGCGAGTTCCCGCTTGATCCGGTCGGCTTTGTCCTGGTCGAGAGGTGGGCGCCCGGATTTCTTCGTGCTGCGTGCCAGGCCAGCCATGATCCGCGAACGGGTCATCTCGCGCTCGAATGCTGAGAAGACGCTGAGCATCCCGAAGAGCGCGCGGCCGCTTGGTGTCGAGGTGTCGAGTGCCTGTTGATGGAGATACAGGTCCACTCCTCTCGCGTTGATCTCGTCCAGGAAGCCGACGAGATGGGAGAGGGATCGTCCCAGGCGATCGACGGCCCAGGCTGCGACCATGTCGATTTCACGGCGGGCGATCATCTGCATGAGCCGGTCATAGCCGGGCCTTTTGTCGCGGCCCTTGGCGCCGGAGATGCCTTCGTCGGCCAAGGTCTCGACTACGGTCCAGCCCAACCGTTCGGCGACGGCCATAAGTTCGCGTTTCTGGTTCTCGATCGTTTGAGTGTCGGTGGAGACGCGGAGATAGAGAGCAACTCGCTTCATGCGCGATTATGTGGCGATAACATCGACTTGGTCAATGTGTTTTGGAAATATGATCGGCCATATCGATCAATAGGGAAGTGCATATCTCGTGATTGGCGGCCCTTGAAGAATGGTAACACGGTGGACTTATCGGGCTCTATTCTCAATTGAACGTCAGAATGGAACGGTTCGCCTCAATGGCAGGGCTTGGGTGTAAAGATGTGAGGCCCTCAGATGAATACGTCTCACCAGGACGCACTTCGTGTCTTGGCTTCTCGAAGGAGCCAGTCATGCCATTTTCGATCGAACACCAGAAGAACACCCCGTTGGGCATCGCAACATCCCATGCCCTGGACCGCCATGCTGTGGCTGTGCAGGCTGCCGCCAGGACAGGGCAGCCACCCGTCCACATCATCGCCCCGGACCTGGAAATTCATCTGGGAAGCCAGAAGACCAATGCCCTGGTCGGGCGGATGATCCGTGAATGGCTTGGCCCGGCCTTTAAGGTGAAGGGGCGTAAGAAGTGGCCCCGCCAGCATGGCACCGAGTCTGGCGCCGTCTACGCTCCAGTTGCCTGACCGTGTTGCGAGGGTGGGCGGTGCTCACCCTCTTCACTGACGAAGGGATCAGCGGTGCGAAGGGACGAGAAAAACGTCCCGGCCTTGATGCTCTTCTCAAAGGTATCGCTCGCCGTGAGTTCGACATGGTGGCCGCATGGTCGGTATGCCGCCTCGGTCGATCCCTCCAACATCTCGTTGGCCTGCTCGGCGATATGACCGTGTGCGGCGTCGATCTCTATCTCCATGTGCAGGCCCTCGATACCAGCACGCCCAGCGGACGTGCCATGTTCGGCATGTTGGGAGTCTTCTCAGAATTTGAGAGGGCGATGATCAGCGAAAGGGTCAAGGCTGGCATCGCACGCAGCGGGAAAAAGGGCGGCCGTCCTCCGGTTGATCCCATCAAGGTCGACAAGATCAGGCGGGCGCTCCTGAAGGGCACCAGTATCAACGAAACCGCCCGGAAGCATTGTGTCGGCGTCGCTACGGTCCATCGTATCAAGGTCGCTATGGCCGAACCGATGGCCGCCTGACCATCGTGGCCTACGATCGGCGCTGACGCTGCCGGTCCACCTTCACTTCATCATCAGCCCGGAATGTCGGTGGTTCGGTGCCGTCCCCGGCACCATTTTTCAAAGCATCGCAAATTTCGTTCCCGCCGAGGGGTGGCGTTGATTATTTCAGCGGTCGTCGCGGGATTCCCTCGACTCAATCCAGCGATCAGAAGTTGAAGCTGAGCGAGAGCGAGGCGACATTGTCGTTGCTGTCGTCGGCATCGGGACGGAAGCCATGCTGATGGAGATAGCCGATCTCGGCATTCACATTCTTGGCCAGCGGCGTGGTGATCGCGATCAGGTTGCGCATCCGCTCCTCGCCCTGAACACGCTGGAAATTGGTCTTGTTGAGATCAATGAAGCTTTCATGGCTCAGGATCAGCGCGGTCTTGCCGCCTTCCTTGAAGGGCATGGTCAGCTTCACATAGGGCCGCAGGCGCCAGGCCGTGCCGTCAATCCCTTCGCGCCAGCGCTGCTCCATCCGCAGCCGCGCGCTGACCGACACCGGGCCGAGCTTGAGGATATTGTCGACCGTCACCTGTTCACGGACGCGATGCTCCATCACGGTGAAATCGCCGCCATCATATTGCGGGTCATGGGTGTAACCGGCCCAGACCGTCACCTGCTTGTCGAGTTTGTAACCGACCAGCGTGTTGCTCTCGACCTCGTACAGGCCGTCGCGATCATTGCTGAAGCGGGCGACGATCTCCTGCTGGACGCGCCAATGATCTGACAGCTTCACCGTCGCGCTGGTGGTAGTCCAGAGTTGCTCATCCTCGCTGGCATGCGCGGTCGCGGGCAGCGCCATCAGGGCGAAAAGGCAGAGGGACAGGCGGCGCATCGGGCATTGCTCTCCAACAGGGTTGGCGGGCCTCTATGACGATTCGATTACATGGCAGCGTCAGTTTGATTGCCATTTTGTGACAATGGCAGTCCGGACCATTGCTGATGTGCACATCCTCCGTCCGGCATTCGGCAGGCCGGAACATGTCGCGCCAAATCAGCCTGTTACATATTGCAATATAGTCGCAATATCATTAGCCGAGCGACATTGGGGAGAGGCCAGAAGGAGCGAACCGGCTCCATTCCTTATCCATTTCAACGGGATCGCCGCCTTGCCCAGCCTCCGCCTCGCGCGCCTTTGCGCCCTCCCCCTCCTGTTTGCACCGCTGCCCGTGCTGGCGCAGGCCCCGCTCGATGCGGCCGCCGGCGACAGCGACATTCTGGTCACTGCCCGCGCACAGAAACTCTATCGCGTCGAGGATAGCGAGATCGGCAAGATCCCGGCCGATCCGATGGACATTCCCCAGTCGGTGCAGGTCATCACCAGCGAGTTGATCCGCGATCAGGGCGCGCGCGACATCACCGACCTCTATCGCAATGTCGCGGGCGTCAGCGCCAACCAATATGCCACCGTTACCTATCGCGGTTTCCGGCAGGAATCGATGTTCTATGACGGGCTGCGCGGCGATCCGTTCCAGGGCTTCGCCGTGCCGAACCTGTTCAGCATCGACCGGGTCGAGTTTCTGAAAGGGCCGGTCGGCATGCTTTACGGCGCCAGTTCGCCCGGCGGCATGGTCAATTATGTGACGAAGAAGCCGCAGGACAAGTTCGCCGCATCGGTGCGCGCGGTGGTCGGCAATTATGATCGCTATGGCGCGTCGGGCGAAGTGACCGGGCCGATCGACGCTAATGGCGTGGTCGCCGGGCGGGCCGGCCTGTTCTATGAAAGCTTCGACACGGTGCAACGCTTTTCCGGCAGCCGCAGCCTGGTCGCGGACGGCGGGCTGAAGTTCAAGCTGGCGCCCGACACCAGCCTGACGGTGCAGGCGACCCGTTATGACCAGGATCTGCCCGGCAACCGGCTGCGCGGCGTGGCGATCGATGCGGACGGGAATTTCCTGGCCGACCGGAGCTGGACCCATAATGAAAAGAACGACAGACTGGACCTGAAAGGCACGGTTCTGCAGGCACGGCTCGACAGCCGGCTGTCGGATGCGGTCAGCATCAATGCATCGGGCCGCTGGTTCCGTTATACCGAATATCAGCGCTATCATGAACCGCTGGGACCGATCGACACCGACGGCGATGGCGTGGTCGATACCCAGCCGCGCGAATTCCGATCGCAGCATCGCACGATCGAGGGCGCGAGCCTGGCGAGCAACATGATCGCCAGGCTGGAGACCGGCGGGATCAAGCACACATTGCTGGTCGGCGCCGACTGGTATCACGAGACCCAGGATTTCAGCGGCGTGACGATCAAGGGCGTGCCGGGCCTGTCGCTGAGCAATCCCGTCTATGGCCTGAGCAACCCGACCGAGGCGGACCTGGCCGGCCTGACGCCGGAAGTGAATGCGTCGCGCGCCCATCGCTATGGCGTCTATGCCCAGGAACAGGCCGATATCGGCGAGCATGTCATCCTGGTCGGCGGCGTGCGCCATGACTGGTTCGACGACAAGGACGAGATCGGTGGCGCCTATGCCGATGGCGGTCGCTGGAGCTGGCGCGTCGGCGGCATCTACAAGCCGGTGCAATCCGTGTCCCTCTATGGCAGCTATGCCCAGAGCTTCGAACCGCAAAGCCCCGGCAACCAGAATCCGGCGGTCGGTGGCCCCTTCGCCCCGATTGCCAGCCGCCAGTTCGAGGTCGGCGCCAAGGGCGAGCTGATGCAGGGCAAATTGCAGCCGACGATCGCGCTCTATCATATCGTGCGTAACGGCATCGTGCAGGTCGATCCCGATCTGGCACCGGTCAATGGCCTGGACCAGCTGTCGCCGGTCGGCGAAGTCACCAGCAAGGGGATCGAGCTGACGCTGGCGGCCGATCTCAGCAAAAATTGGGTTCTGACCGCCAATTACGCCTATAATGACGCGCGCATCACCGACAGTGCGGACGGCGCGACGATCGACAATGCGGTCGGCGGCCACTTCCCCAACGCCCCGCATCATCAGGCCGGGCTATGGTCCCGCTATCAGATCCCTGCCTGGGGCACGGCGCTGGCGCTGGGCGGCCAATATGTGTCGGGCCAGATCGACCGGCGCGGCGCGCATATTCCCGGCTTTACCGTGTTCGACGGCAGCATCACCCAGGATCTGGGTTTTGCCGAGGCGATGATCCGGGTCGAGAATATCTTCGACAAGACCTATGCCGTCGCCACCTTCGACGCGCGCAAGGGCGCCTTTGTCGGCCGACCGCGCACCGTCTTCCTGGAGTTGCGGCGCGACTTCTGACGGTCGCGCCGCGCCCCGATCAAGCGGGGTTATGCGCTTTCAGAAAGGCTTCGAGCTGCTGGAGAAATTCCAGCCGGTCGGCCTGGCGCGAGAAGAAATGGTCGGCCAGCGGCTGTTCGACATAGATATAGTCGCGGCCGTCCACCTTGCCGGCAGCCTTGAGCTTTTCCGCCATTTCACGGGACTGGCCGACCGGTACGCGCCGGTCCTTCTTGCCATGCATCAGCAGGATCGGCGTCGAGAAGCCGGCAGCATAATTGATCGGCGATACGACAGCGAAATCGGGCGCCTGCTCCTTCAGCCAGTCGCCGCTGGCACCGGAATTCAGGAAGCGCCGGTCATAGCGCATCATCGCGCCCAGATCCGACACGCCGGCATAGGAGACGGCGCAGCGATATTTGCCGCCATCGCGCTGGGCCGCGCGCATCGCGGCATAGCCACCATAGGAGGCGCCGACGACGCAGACCCGCTTGGCATCGGCAATGCCCTGCTTCACCGTCCAGTCGACCGCGTCATTGAGATCGTCCTGCATGGCACGGCCCCATTGCCCCTCGCCCTTGGCCGCGAACTCCGTGCCATAGCCCGACGAGCCACGATAATTGGGCTGGATCACCGCATAGCCGCGATTGGCCAGGAACTGCACCCACCAGTCCCAGGTCTCCGCATCGCGGGCGAAGGGGCCGCCATGAGGC
Encoded here:
- a CDS encoding recombinase family protein; amino-acid sequence: MLTLFTDEGISGAKGREKRPGLDALLKGIARREFDMVAAWSVCRLGRSLQHLVGLLGDMTVCGVDLYLHVQALDTSTPSGRAMFGMLGVFSEFERAMISERVKAGIARSGKKGGRPPVDPIKVDKIRRALLKGTSINETARKHCVGVATVHRIKVAMAEPMAA
- a CDS encoding TonB-dependent siderophore receptor, with translation MLAQAPLDAAAGDSDILVTARAQKLYRVEDSEIGKIPADPMDIPQSVQVITSELIRDQGARDITDLYRNVAGVSANQYATVTYRGFRQESMFYDGLRGDPFQGFAVPNLFSIDRVEFLKGPVGMLYGASSPGGMVNYVTKKPQDKFAASVRAVVGNYDRYGASGEVTGPIDANGVVAGRAGLFYESFDTVQRFSGSRSLVADGGLKFKLAPDTSLTVQATRYDQDLPGNRLRGVAIDADGNFLADRSWTHNEKNDRLDLKGTVLQARLDSRLSDAVSINASGRWFRYTEYQRYHEPLGPIDTDGDGVVDTQPREFRSQHRTIEGASLASNMIARLETGGIKHTLLVGADWYHETQDFSGVTIKGVPGLSLSNPVYGLSNPTEADLAGLTPEVNASRAHRYGVYAQEQADIGEHVILVGGVRHDWFDDKDEIGGAYADGGRWSWRVGGIYKPVQSVSLYGSYAQSFEPQSPGNQNPAVGGPFAPIASRQFEVGAKGELMQGKLQPTIALYHIVRNGIVQVDPDLAPVNGLDQLSPVGEVTSKGIELTLAADLSKNWVLTANYAYNDARITDSADGATIDNAVGGHFPNAPHHQAGLWSRYQIPAWGTALALGGQYVSGQIDRRGAHIPGFTVFDGSITQDLGFAEAMIRVENIFDKTYAVATFDARKGAFVGRPRTVFLELRRDF
- a CDS encoding recombinase family protein; this translates as MKRVALYLRVSTDTQTIENQKRELMAVAERLGWTVVETLADEGISGAKGRDKRPGYDRLMQMIARREIDMVAAWAVDRLGRSLSHLVGFLDEINARGVDLYLHQQALDTSTPSGRALFGMLSVFSAFEREMTRSRIMAGLARSTKKSGRPPLDQDKADRIKRELAKGTSINAAARKLKVGVATVHRIKQQMAQAA
- a CDS encoding DUF2490 domain-containing protein — its product is MRRLSLCLFALMALPATAHASEDEQLWTTTSATVKLSDHWRVQQEIVARFSNDRDGLYEVESNTLVGYKLDKQVTVWAGYTHDPQYDGGDFTVMEHRVREQVTVDNILKLGPVSVSARLRMEQRWREGIDGTAWRLRPYVKLTMPFKEGGKTALILSHESFIDLNKTNFQRVQGEERMRNLIAITTPLAKNVNAEIGYLHQHGFRPDADDSNDNVASLSLSFNF